A stretch of Candidatus Vicinibacter affinis DNA encodes these proteins:
- the mutY gene encoding A/G-specific adenine glycosylase, producing the protein MITPTKFRRTLLEWSTANPRSMPWTGENDPYKIWLSEIILQQTRVEQAAPYYYRLINDFPDLTSLAKTPLENLLKIWEGLGYYSRARNLHKSAEFLYLEKNGNFPTSYEEIRALKGVGDYTAAAISSFAFGIPKAVLDGNVIRILARVFGIEINPYEPIGKKYFQNLADKLLDVNQPGIYNQAVMNFGALVCTPQKPLCINCPLNISCRAFNENNVSELPLKKVARPLKIRYFHYLVFLDKCGHTIIRQRKSKDIWHSLYEFPLFEFIKAKNLKKSNISNFLKESLKFKSEDFECSRPISLDHRLTHQQLHISFHIIQLSIKLDQKNIKDFKLVDHKKLKNFAVPKIIRLFLDQNIKSVKHAQ; encoded by the coding sequence ATGATCACTCCTACAAAGTTTAGAAGGACCCTTTTGGAATGGTCAACTGCAAATCCAAGGTCGATGCCATGGACTGGCGAAAACGATCCCTACAAAATCTGGTTGTCAGAAATAATTCTTCAACAGACAAGAGTAGAACAAGCTGCTCCTTATTATTACAGATTAATTAATGATTTTCCCGACCTGACATCATTAGCGAAAACACCTCTTGAAAATCTTTTAAAAATTTGGGAAGGTTTGGGATATTATAGCCGAGCACGAAATCTTCATAAATCTGCCGAATTTCTTTATTTGGAAAAAAATGGAAATTTTCCCACATCTTATGAGGAGATTCGTGCCCTTAAGGGTGTCGGAGACTATACTGCAGCAGCTATTTCTTCATTCGCTTTCGGCATTCCAAAAGCTGTATTGGATGGTAATGTTATCAGGATTCTGGCAAGAGTTTTTGGGATTGAAATTAATCCTTATGAACCCATCGGGAAAAAGTATTTCCAAAACCTTGCAGACAAGCTGCTTGATGTTAACCAACCAGGTATTTATAATCAAGCTGTGATGAACTTTGGGGCCTTGGTTTGCACACCTCAAAAGCCACTTTGTATTAATTGTCCTCTAAACATTTCTTGTCGCGCATTTAACGAAAACAATGTATCCGAATTACCACTAAAAAAAGTGGCAAGGCCTCTTAAAATTAGATATTTTCACTATTTGGTTTTTTTGGATAAATGCGGGCATACAATTATCAGACAACGGAAGTCAAAAGACATTTGGCATTCATTATATGAATTCCCACTTTTTGAATTCATAAAAGCAAAAAATCTTAAAAAGTCCAATATTTCTAATTTCCTTAAAGAGTCCCTTAAATTTAAGTCAGAAGATTTTGAATGTTCGCGACCCATCAGTCTGGACCACCGCCTGACACATCAGCAACTTCACATTTCTTTCCACATCATTCAACTTTCCATTAAACTAGATCAAAAAAATATTAAAGACTTTAAATTGGTAGATCACAAAAAGTTAAAGAATTTTGCAGTACCCAAGATAATTAGGTTATTTTTAGACCAAAATATTAAATCAGTTAAGCATGCTCAATAA
- a CDS encoding ATP-binding cassette domain-containing protein → MNSLLHLDKVNKEYVNVKAVNQVSFDVPESCIFGLLGPNGAGKTSLIRIITGITRADSGKVVLMGKNISDLQNPSIGYMPEERGLYKKMKVGEQLIYLCRLKGFSKIEAERSVVHWMKKLDIQSWWGKKVEELSKGMSQKVQFIATVVHRPKLIILDEPFSGLDPINSNLIKEEIIQLKNEGASILFSTHRMEQVEELCEEIVLINKGKVVLSGPVLEIRKNYKEHIFEIKFESEIPSEIITKFETINHEQHRMVIRLRPDETPNQVLQYIIAKNLQIISFSEILPTFNDIFIRTVNESNHE, encoded by the coding sequence ATGAATTCACTATTACATCTGGACAAGGTAAATAAGGAATATGTTAATGTTAAAGCTGTTAATCAAGTCAGTTTTGATGTACCTGAATCCTGTATTTTTGGATTGCTTGGACCAAACGGTGCGGGGAAAACTTCCTTGATTAGGATTATTACGGGGATAACCAGGGCTGATTCGGGTAAAGTGGTTTTAATGGGTAAAAATATATCTGACCTACAAAACCCCTCAATTGGATACATGCCTGAAGAAAGAGGACTTTATAAGAAAATGAAAGTCGGAGAACAACTTATCTATCTCTGCCGGTTGAAAGGATTTTCTAAAATTGAAGCTGAGCGTTCGGTAGTTCATTGGATGAAAAAACTGGATATACAGTCATGGTGGGGTAAAAAAGTTGAAGAATTATCCAAAGGAATGTCCCAAAAGGTACAATTCATTGCAACGGTTGTGCATAGACCTAAATTAATAATTCTGGATGAGCCATTTTCAGGATTGGATCCAATTAATTCAAATCTTATAAAAGAAGAAATTATTCAGCTTAAAAATGAAGGAGCGAGCATACTTTTTTCAACGCACAGAATGGAACAGGTCGAAGAACTTTGCGAAGAAATAGTCCTTATCAATAAAGGAAAGGTAGTCCTAAGTGGTCCGGTCCTTGAAATCAGAAAAAACTATAAAGAACATATCTTTGAAATTAAATTTGAAAGTGAAATTCCTTCTGAAATAATTACAAAATTTGAAACAATCAACCACGAACAACATCGTATGGTTATAAGATTGCGCCCAGATGAGACCCCTAATCAAGTACTTCAATATATAATTGCAAAAAATCTCCAAATAATCTCATTCAGTGAGATTCTTCCAACTTTTAATGATATTTTTATACGTACCGTAAATGAATCCAACCATGAGTAA
- a CDS encoding rRNA pseudouridine synthase, protein MMKIPSRSKPIKKSPDEPMRLNKYVAHCGICSRRQAADLVKSGKVLVNGKVESNPAYEVKPSDKISYDGKNIKPEEKKVYILMNKPKDTITTLKDERTRKTVIDLLEGKIEERVYPVGRLDRNTTGLLLLTNDGELSQKLSHPSHKAKKIYHVVLDKPLTKKHFEQITQGLMLEDGKAEVDGIDFVDGKKDEIGIEIHSGKNRIVRRIFEHLQYEVTKLDRVYYAGLTKKNLARGRFRHLTTQEVIMLKHFVK, encoded by the coding sequence ATGATGAAGATACCATCCCGTTCTAAACCAATAAAAAAATCACCTGACGAGCCTATGAGGTTGAACAAATATGTCGCACACTGCGGCATTTGTTCCCGTCGTCAGGCAGCAGACCTTGTGAAATCAGGGAAAGTACTCGTCAATGGCAAGGTAGAATCAAATCCCGCTTATGAGGTCAAGCCATCAGACAAAATAAGTTATGATGGCAAAAACATTAAACCTGAAGAAAAGAAAGTATATATCCTAATGAATAAACCAAAGGATACTATCACAACCCTAAAGGATGAAAGAACCCGTAAAACAGTTATAGATTTATTGGAAGGGAAAATTGAAGAGCGGGTTTATCCTGTAGGTAGGTTAGACCGAAATACTACAGGTCTCCTCTTATTAACCAATGATGGAGAACTATCCCAAAAACTATCACACCCTTCTCATAAAGCGAAGAAAATCTATCATGTGGTTTTAGATAAACCGCTTACAAAAAAACACTTTGAACAAATAACACAAGGTTTAATGCTGGAAGATGGTAAAGCCGAAGTGGATGGGATTGATTTCGTTGATGGAAAGAAAGATGAAATAGGAATTGAAATTCACAGTGGAAAGAACCGAATAGTCAGACGAATCTTTGAGCATCTTCAATATGAAGTTACAAAACTCGATCGAGTATACTATGCAGGTCTCACAAAGAAAAATCTTGCAAGAGGAAGATTTCGACACTTGACAACTCAGGAAGTTATTATGCTAAAGCATTTTGTTAAGTAG
- a CDS encoding ABC transporter permease: MSKLGLIIGKEYSTRVKNKKFILTTLLTPLGFLLFFIVVMFIFSNESDKQYRVVISDQSQANMKVPENTKRFVFTSSNEPLDTLKKKCKQDELDAILVLPKFAGIEVKNYTAYYYSDKTLDIEMEARLSKYLNASIRSHKMKILNLNQSELEKLETEIAIDPEPISDDVQDKSSYTSKIATILGGIMGYIIFFIIFLYGASVMRAVTEEKINRIVEVIISSAKASDLMLGKIIGVGLVGLTQILIWLILIPLIYLVVLSFSGLKPQDMQDMSTNMGNQSIEQMENIQFVIQELGNLNWLKIFVMFLLYFVGGYLVYAAMFAAIGAAVGDDVQDSQSLTMFVSIPIILAIYIMFQAIREPDSNLALFASIFPLFSPIVMPAMIPFDPPFWRIAISLVVLYGFAYLVVLTAGKIFRTGILMYGKKASVKEIIKWVFVKQ, translated from the coding sequence ATGAGTAAACTCGGATTGATCATAGGCAAGGAGTACAGCACCAGGGTAAAAAATAAAAAATTTATTTTAACGACCCTCCTCACCCCGTTAGGTTTTTTATTGTTTTTTATTGTTGTTATGTTTATTTTTAGCAATGAAAGCGATAAGCAATATAGAGTAGTGATCTCCGATCAAAGCCAGGCTAATATGAAGGTTCCGGAAAATACAAAGAGATTTGTTTTTACTTCATCCAATGAACCTTTAGACACTTTAAAGAAGAAGTGCAAACAAGATGAGCTCGATGCAATTCTGGTTCTACCAAAATTTGCCGGAATAGAAGTAAAAAATTATACAGCGTATTATTATTCCGATAAGACTTTGGATATTGAGATGGAAGCGCGATTAAGCAAATACCTGAATGCAAGTATTCGTTCACATAAAATGAAGATTTTAAATTTGAATCAAAGTGAATTGGAAAAACTTGAAACAGAAATAGCCATTGATCCGGAACCTATTTCAGATGATGTGCAGGATAAATCAAGTTATACTTCCAAGATAGCTACTATTTTGGGTGGTATAATGGGATATATTATTTTCTTTATTATTTTTCTTTATGGTGCTTCCGTCATGCGGGCAGTTACTGAAGAAAAGATTAACCGCATAGTAGAAGTCATTATCTCGTCTGCTAAGGCTTCAGACCTGATGCTGGGTAAAATAATTGGTGTAGGATTGGTTGGACTTACACAAATTTTGATTTGGCTTATACTGATCCCCTTGATTTATTTAGTTGTTTTGTCTTTTTCAGGGCTTAAACCCCAAGATATGCAGGATATGAGTACCAACATGGGTAATCAATCCATTGAACAAATGGAGAATATTCAGTTTGTAATTCAGGAACTTGGAAATTTAAACTGGTTGAAGATTTTTGTTATGTTTTTGCTTTATTTTGTGGGTGGATATTTAGTTTATGCAGCAATGTTTGCAGCAATTGGAGCTGCAGTTGGTGATGATGTTCAGGACTCCCAGTCACTTACAATGTTTGTAAGTATTCCAATTATATTAGCCATATATATCATGTTTCAAGCCATTCGTGAACCTGATAGTAATTTGGCTTTATTTGCCAGTATCTTTCCTTTATTTTCGCCCATAGTAATGCCTGCGATGATTCCTTTTGACCCACCTTTTTGGAGGATAGCAATTTCATTAGTTGTACTTTATGGTTTTGCTTATCTGGTTGTTTTAACGGCGGGGAAAATTTTCAGAACCGGTATACTTATGTACGGAAAGAAAGCCAGTGTCAAGGAAATTATCAAATGGGTTTTTGTAAAGCAATAA
- a CDS encoding IS30 family transposase, which produces MSKNYNQLSLEQRYQIEALFEAGMKQKLIAEKIDVHPSTVCRELKRNIAQRGQTAGTYKANNAQRKTILRHQNKPKRIIFTDKIKSIVANQLKIDKWSPELISNAAKLNNITAVSHERIYRWIWECKHSNTKENRQYKDLYKYLRHCKRRRKRGNRKDNRGVILNRTPIEKRPSIVSKRKRLGDLEVDLMMGKNHKAALLVLTDRASLHTRIKKLSGKDSINVMKGIISCIKKNKYKPRTLTFDNDLAFSRHHEIAKLFNVSTYFTRPYTSQDKGTVENRIGVIRRYFPKKTNLIFVTDKQVRYVEKMLNNRPIRKFNYLTANQVLLEKIALIN; this is translated from the coding sequence ATGTCAAAAAATTACAACCAGCTCAGCTTAGAGCAAAGATACCAGATTGAGGCTTTATTTGAAGCCGGAATGAAGCAAAAATTGATTGCCGAAAAAATTGATGTCCATCCATCTACGGTGTGTCGAGAATTAAAGAGAAATATTGCCCAAAGAGGTCAAACTGCAGGCACTTACAAAGCTAACAATGCACAGAGAAAGACAATATTGCGACATCAAAACAAACCGAAACGAATAATATTTACGGATAAGATAAAATCAATAGTGGCTAATCAGCTCAAAATAGATAAGTGGAGTCCAGAACTAATAAGTAATGCTGCAAAATTGAACAACATAACTGCGGTAAGCCATGAACGAATTTATCGGTGGATATGGGAATGTAAGCACTCAAATACCAAGGAAAACAGACAATATAAAGACCTATACAAGTATCTTAGACACTGCAAGAGACGACGCAAACGAGGTAACAGGAAAGACAACAGAGGAGTTATTCTAAATCGAACGCCAATAGAAAAACGGCCATCTATTGTATCCAAACGCAAGCGATTGGGTGACTTAGAAGTAGACCTTATGATGGGCAAAAATCATAAAGCCGCATTATTAGTGCTAACAGATAGGGCTAGTTTACATACCCGAATAAAAAAGTTATCTGGTAAGGATAGTATAAATGTTATGAAAGGTATTATATCATGCATAAAGAAAAACAAGTACAAGCCACGGACCTTAACTTTTGATAATGACCTGGCTTTTAGTCGTCATCATGAAATTGCAAAGTTGTTTAATGTGTCTACGTATTTTACTAGGCCCTATACAAGTCAAGACAAGGGAACAGTCGAAAATAGAATAGGAGTAATCAGAAGATACTTTCCAAAGAAAACTAATCTTATATTTGTAACCGATAAACAGGTCCGTTATGTTGAAAAAATGTTAAACAACAGACCTATAAGAAAATTTAATTATTTAACTGCTAATCAAGTGCTACTTGAAAAAATTGCACTTATTAATTGA
- a CDS encoding DUF3078 domain-containing protein, whose product MKNGLLMLLMMTMSVGLKAQTEAQKNQAAQEAERKAKMEASMKLEDKEGWVRKAGIGLDLGQLINVNPYIGGGSNRIGIGGAIAYSAVYKRNLLKWKNDINFNLSTQRIGAGVIAIGSDQQIPFEKALDIFTVGSNLAYQVKEGSPWAYSVDFLLISQLLPSHVDSATKKTYLSPTNEGIYNTTLVSKFFNPANITLAPGIKYQKSKNWYAFLSPAALKLIYVADQNIANLGVHGTKKKDNSNEYERSQLGLGAMARVGYSNTFFKRLNYTSELILYSNYLDKPQNIDVNWFNTIGIEIFKGFNLQFKADAFYDHDKLNSITDANAIGGLSGATGRRVNFIQQLLLTYNRNF is encoded by the coding sequence ATGAAAAACGGACTTTTAATGCTTTTAATGATGACAATGAGTGTAGGACTTAAGGCACAAACAGAAGCCCAAAAAAATCAGGCAGCTCAGGAAGCAGAACGCAAAGCTAAAATGGAGGCATCCATGAAACTTGAAGATAAAGAAGGATGGGTTCGAAAAGCTGGGATAGGTCTTGATTTAGGTCAATTGATTAATGTGAATCCATATATTGGAGGAGGATCCAACAGAATCGGAATTGGAGGAGCAATTGCTTACTCTGCAGTCTACAAAAGAAACTTGCTTAAATGGAAGAATGATATTAATTTTAATTTAAGTACCCAAAGGATTGGAGCCGGAGTGATTGCAATTGGTTCTGATCAGCAAATTCCATTTGAAAAGGCATTGGATATATTTACAGTGGGCTCCAATCTAGCTTATCAGGTTAAAGAGGGTTCCCCTTGGGCTTATTCTGTTGACTTCTTATTGATTTCGCAACTTCTTCCTTCCCATGTGGACAGTGCCACAAAGAAAACTTATTTGAGCCCAACAAACGAAGGCATATACAATACAACTTTGGTTTCAAAATTCTTTAACCCAGCGAATATTACCTTAGCACCGGGTATTAAATATCAGAAGTCCAAAAATTGGTATGCATTTTTATCCCCTGCGGCCTTGAAATTAATTTATGTAGCTGATCAAAACATTGCTAATCTGGGAGTTCATGGCACTAAAAAGAAAGACAATAGTAATGAATATGAAAGAAGTCAGTTAGGTTTAGGGGCCATGGCGAGGGTTGGATATTCTAACACTTTTTTTAAAAGGTTAAATTATACCAGTGAATTGATTCTCTATTCAAATTATTTGGATAAACCACAGAATATTGATGTGAATTGGTTTAACACAATAGGCATTGAGATATTTAAAGGATTTAATCTTCAATTTAAAGCAGATGCTTTTTATGATCATGACAAGCTGAATTCTATCACTGATGCAAATGCAATAGGTGGATTGAGTGGTGCTACCGGCAGAAGGGTTAACTTTATTCAACAACTATTGTTGACTTATAATCGAAACTTTTAG
- the dnaB gene encoding replicative DNA helicase — MSNSLTNPNKSFSATPGGKRPADFSSLAYERLQPQAIGLEEVVLGAVMMDKDAISTAMEILRPESFYSPVHQTIYKAMLKLFEHSQPVDILTVTEELRKMEELESIGGLPYILELSNKVSSSANTEYYSRIIAQKYVQRELIRVCSLIIKDAFDDTKDVLDMLDLAEQSLYEITDKNLRKGYKTVASLAREAMKRLEELSHSAEGITGIPSGFPNLDKLTSGWQKSNLIIVAARPGMGKTSFTLALARNAAMDYKKPVALFSLEMNNLELVNRLISMEAEIEGSKMRNAKLEEYEWTQLNFAIEKLSEAPIFIDDTPSLNVFELRAKCRRLHQNHGITMVIIDYLQLMTIGGSDKRSSREQEISSISRALKGLAKELNIPVIALSQLNRQVETGTGNKRPQLSHLRESGAIEQDADMVMFIYRPDYYELEDPMESVRGLTELIIAKHRNGATDTVKMVFKEQFAKFVPYDEEQGMFGLGSGPNVRIIPSKINDEDTIPF, encoded by the coding sequence ATGAGCAATTCACTTACCAATCCTAATAAAAGTTTTAGTGCCACTCCGGGTGGAAAGCGCCCGGCAGATTTTTCAAGTCTGGCGTATGAGCGATTGCAACCACAGGCTATAGGACTTGAAGAGGTTGTATTGGGTGCGGTAATGATGGATAAGGATGCCATTTCGACCGCTATGGAAATTCTTCGCCCGGAGTCTTTCTACAGTCCAGTGCACCAGACCATCTACAAGGCAATGTTAAAATTGTTTGAACATTCCCAACCTGTCGATATTCTAACAGTTACTGAAGAACTCAGGAAAATGGAAGAATTGGAATCCATTGGGGGTCTTCCTTACATACTTGAGTTGTCTAACAAAGTAAGTTCTTCAGCTAATACAGAATATTATTCAAGAATTATTGCACAAAAGTATGTCCAAAGAGAACTGATCCGTGTCTGCAGTCTGATTATCAAGGATGCGTTTGATGATACCAAAGATGTTTTGGATATGTTAGATTTGGCAGAACAAAGCTTGTATGAAATCACCGATAAAAATCTTCGAAAAGGATATAAAACGGTAGCTTCCCTGGCAAGAGAAGCAATGAAACGATTGGAGGAACTTTCTCATTCTGCGGAAGGGATTACGGGAATTCCTTCAGGTTTTCCAAATCTTGACAAACTTACCTCAGGTTGGCAAAAATCCAACTTGATTATTGTTGCTGCCAGGCCGGGAATGGGAAAAACTTCCTTTACATTGGCACTGGCAAGAAATGCAGCCATGGATTATAAAAAACCTGTTGCCTTGTTTTCTCTTGAGATGAATAATCTCGAGTTAGTAAATCGACTAATCTCCATGGAAGCAGAGATTGAGGGTAGCAAGATGAGGAACGCAAAGCTTGAAGAATATGAATGGACACAGCTCAATTTTGCGATTGAAAAACTAAGTGAAGCTCCCATCTTTATTGATGATACTCCATCCTTAAATGTCTTTGAACTTCGTGCAAAATGTCGGAGGCTGCATCAGAATCATGGAATCACCATGGTTATTATAGATTATTTGCAATTGATGACTATTGGAGGGTCCGATAAAAGAAGTAGCCGGGAACAAGAAATTTCATCAATTTCGAGGGCTCTGAAAGGTCTTGCAAAAGAACTTAATATTCCGGTAATTGCATTATCGCAGCTAAACAGACAAGTTGAGACAGGCACTGGAAACAAGCGGCCACAACTTTCTCACCTTAGAGAATCTGGTGCGATTGAACAGGATGCTGACATGGTTATGTTTATATATCGTCCGGATTATTATGAATTGGAAGATCCGATGGAGTCAGTTCGTGGGCTCACCGAGCTGATTATTGCCAAACATAGAAATGGAGCTACAGACACAGTTAAAATGGTTTTTAAAGAACAATTTGCTAAGTTTGTACCTTATGATGAAGAGCAAGGTATGTTTGGCTTAGGCTCTGGGCCAAATGTAAGAATCATTCCTTCCAAAATAAATGATGAAGATACCATCCCGTTCTAA
- a CDS encoding M28 family peptidase, giving the protein MNVLQKISSLKTGILLIIILGFSNPTWAQTNEEHVFTIKKIYDLALTNQLSYKWLGHLSEKIGGRIAGSPQSLAAIEFTHQVLDTLGTDTVWNQQCTVNYWFRGAPEEVKIINNSLIGTKTLKALALGGSGASPELGLSGDLIELKSLDEAKNMGTKLKGKIVYFSRPFDPTQFRTFGAYGGAVDQRVFGPNTVAKLGAKACIIRSMTGRLDDFPHTGVTIWEAGVKPIPAVAISTNDAEFLSKLTQQTQVQLYIKTSCEDRGPKTSYSVIGEIKGSEKPNEIILVGGHLDSWDVGGGAHDDGAGCVHSMEVFHLLKNLNYKPRRTLRCVLFMNEENGLAGGTTYAKVSRVNNEFHFAAIESDAGGFTPLGFSYDGDTSILKNYTGYFSNWNDLLSPYGIEFAKGGSGADIGPLKEQKGILFGLTPDSQRYFDFHHTENDRIQGVHPRELALGSAALTSLVYLLDRIP; this is encoded by the coding sequence ATGAATGTTCTGCAAAAAATAAGCTCTTTGAAAACAGGAATTCTTTTGATTATAATTCTGGGATTTTCCAATCCAACCTGGGCTCAGACCAATGAAGAACATGTCTTTACCATTAAAAAGATTTATGATCTTGCTTTGACTAACCAACTATCCTATAAATGGTTAGGCCACCTATCAGAGAAAATCGGGGGTAGAATTGCAGGTTCACCCCAAAGTCTTGCAGCCATTGAGTTTACACACCAGGTGCTTGACACTTTAGGTACAGATACAGTTTGGAATCAGCAATGCACAGTTAATTATTGGTTTCGGGGTGCCCCTGAAGAAGTGAAGATTATCAATAACAGCCTCATAGGCACCAAAACGCTTAAAGCATTGGCATTGGGTGGATCTGGGGCGAGTCCTGAACTAGGACTGTCCGGGGATCTTATCGAACTTAAGAGTCTTGATGAAGCTAAAAACATGGGAACAAAGCTCAAAGGCAAAATAGTTTATTTTTCAAGACCTTTTGATCCAACCCAATTTCGCACTTTTGGTGCTTATGGAGGAGCCGTTGATCAACGTGTTTTCGGACCAAATACAGTGGCTAAGCTTGGTGCCAAGGCTTGTATCATTAGATCAATGACCGGGCGTTTAGACGATTTTCCACACACAGGGGTGACGATATGGGAAGCAGGAGTAAAGCCAATTCCAGCTGTTGCCATTAGCACTAATGACGCTGAGTTTTTGTCAAAATTAACACAACAGACGCAGGTTCAATTATATATAAAAACATCCTGTGAAGACCGTGGACCAAAAACTTCCTATTCCGTAATAGGCGAAATTAAAGGATCTGAAAAACCTAACGAAATCATCTTAGTAGGAGGACATTTGGATTCGTGGGATGTTGGCGGAGGAGCCCATGATGACGGCGCTGGTTGCGTACATTCCATGGAAGTCTTTCATCTTCTTAAAAACTTAAATTACAAACCCAGAAGAACACTGAGATGTGTATTATTTATGAATGAAGAAAACGGGCTCGCAGGTGGCACTACCTATGCAAAAGTATCCCGGGTCAATAATGAATTTCATTTTGCAGCCATTGAAAGTGATGCCGGTGGGTTTACACCCTTGGGTTTTAGTTATGATGGGGACACGAGTATTCTGAAAAATTATACAGGTTACTTTAGCAATTGGAATGACCTCCTTTCACCCTACGGTATTGAATTTGCTAAAGGCGGTTCGGGGGCAGACATTGGGCCATTAAAAGAACAAAAGGGCATCCTCTTCGGACTCACACCTGATTCTCAAAGGTATTTTGATTTTCATCACACTGAAAACGATAGAATTCAAGGTGTTCATCCCAGAGAACTTGCATTAGGATCTGCGGCTCTAACAAGCTTGGTATATCTATTGGATAGAATTCCTTAG
- the ssb gene encoding single-stranded DNA-binding protein — protein sequence MLNKVTLIGNLGKDPEIRTTESGVPRANFTLATNENYKDRNGNWQKSTEWHDLVMWRGLAERAKVLRKGMLVYVEGKLTHRKWQDRDGKDHYSAEVTVDLLRILEKREHSGTHGTSTTGNVNNDPKKEETHGNEDFNPNVSEDDLPF from the coding sequence ATGCTCAATAAAGTTACCCTTATTGGAAACCTAGGAAAAGACCCGGAAATCAGAACAACTGAAAGCGGCGTTCCAAGGGCCAATTTTACTTTGGCAACCAATGAAAATTATAAAGACCGCAATGGGAATTGGCAAAAAAGTACAGAGTGGCACGATCTGGTAATGTGGCGTGGCCTTGCAGAACGTGCAAAAGTATTGCGAAAAGGAATGTTGGTTTATGTAGAGGGAAAGCTTACTCATCGAAAATGGCAGGACCGCGATGGTAAAGACCATTATTCAGCTGAGGTAACAGTAGATTTACTTAGAATTCTTGAAAAACGAGAACATTCGGGGACACATGGCACTTCGACGACTGGCAATGTTAATAATGATCCTAAAAAAGAAGAAACGCATGGTAATGAAGACTTTAATCCAAATGTCTCAGAGGACGATTTGCCATTTTGA